Below is a genomic region from Fischerella sp. PCC 9605.
ACTATAACAATGGCAGGTGGAAGATTACCAAAGGGAATTGGTAGTGCAATGATAATAGCAAGGATAAAAAAAATTAATGCGATAAAGCGTTGTGCTAGAGGTGAAGCGACTAATTTCCAGCGCGGACGAATTATACGCTCAAATCTTTCTAAAATCAGCAAAATTTTATGAATCAGCTTCTCAAAATCCTTGCGTTTTAACGAGCGATTAGCTATCCAACTAGGTAAAAAGGGCTTGGAGAAACCCAAGAGTAACTGTCCTGAAACTATGATTAAAGGAATACCGATAATGGCAGAAACTCCAGCTACTAGCGTGACCGGGCTAATTTGATGCAATATGATTTTCTTGTGGGATAGGCGTCTCGCCTGTCCGATGCGGGCAAGATGCCCGCACCACAAAAATTTATTGCACTATTTTAAGACGGTCACGCCACTACTAGCGTGACCGGGCTAATTTGATGCAATATGATTTTCTTGTGGGATAGGCGTCTCGCCTGTCCGATGCGGGCAAGATGCCCGCACCACAAAAATTTATTGCACTATTTTAAGACGGTCACGCCACTACAGGCAGTGGTAAAGCTTCTGGTAATGCACAAATAAGTAAGACTGGAGCAAAAGAGCGATCGCCCAAAGCATTAACAAAATCTTTGAGGTAAATACGCTCTCCAGAATGCTGTTCTAAGAAATTCCGCAGTAATTTGGATGTTTGTAATTCTTTCGATAAACCTTTGGGCATATGGGATGATACTAAGTTGCAGTCAAAAATAGTACTTCCCTCACCCCGCCTGCCGGCACCCCTCTCCCAATTTGGGAGAGGGGAAGGGGAGAGGGCACGAATTGCTATTGCTATGTCTGAACGTAACTTGCTATGAAGTAGATATGCTCCGTAACTTAGTTTGCAATCGGTATAATTAATTTCAACAACTGAAGAAAAAGTGGGCGATCGCGTGATGGCTATATCTAAACGGAAGATACATCTTGCTGTCATGGCGAGTGAGTATCGGCATCATTACCGCTAAAAATTGTTTGCAACAGATTCCTGATGAAAAATAAAAAAGTTGCAACTACCAACAGCAGCATTAAGCCTGCCAAAGCAGCAAAGGGGTATAAAATTAACAGCAGTAAAAATACAAGCAAGAAGGTAGTTACTAGTGTATTTTTCATTTTTTTAGCTCATTTAGAGTTTATATTTTAAATTTCAACAATCTACTAGTAAGGTCTACCACATCCAAAGAAGGAATTGTTTATCTTGCTTTGGTCGTAACAATCAGTATCAGTTGGAGTTAACTAATAATAGTGCGATCGTGCGCTTTAAAAAACGGATGGCTGTCGAATTTCGCAAGCAGTTAACTATTGGTGCGCCTACGAATCAAAATGAAGCAGGGTTGCGGCGGTTAAGTCATCAGCTAAAAACGAAGAAACTAATTATTAAACTGTTTCTGCGTCACCCCCTCCACGCCAAGTTATATCTTGTGCATCGCAATGACCCCAATACTCCGACTGTGGGATTCTTAGGTAGTAGTAACTTGACTTTGCCGGGACTGGCGAAACAAGGGGAATTGAATGTTGATATTTTAGATCACGATGCTTGCAACAAACTGCAAAAATGGTTTGATGACCGTTGGAGAGATTACGGTTGTGTAGATATTTCCAAAGAACTAGCAGAAATTATTGATGAGAGTTGGGCAAGGTAAGAATTAATCCCGCCTTACCACATCTACCTGAAGATTGCTTATCATTTGTCTGGTGAGGCGATCGCCGGACTTTCAGAATTTCGCATTCCCCGTGAATTTAACAATTTATTTGATTTCCAAATACTGGGATATTGGGAAGTTAATTATCACCCGTCAACAAGGCGAAACTTGGGGAAAATCAGTAGTCAAAAACCTTTCTTATGACTTGCAAGCTGAATTTCCTGGTATTCAACGTTTTTCCAGTGCCAATCTTTGGCGGATGAAGCTATTTTATGAGAATTATGCTGATAATGAAAAACTCGCACCAATGGTGCGAGAAATTGGTTGGACTCATAATCTGGTAATTATGGAGAAGTGTAAAGATGAACTAGAACGAGAATTTTATATCCGCATGACGGGGAAGTTTGGCTGGACGAAATATGACATTACTTTATTCATTACAGCAATCTTTAATTCATTTGTGGTAGATTCAGAAATTGCCGAAGAATCACAGCACACTGTGATATGCACTTCATGTATGCACTTAGAATACCATCTTTAACAGAAGGCGATCGCTATTTCTCCGACATCGTACAACGCGCCGCCAAACTCATCTGCACTACTCCAGAATTTGACGAACTGGCTATAGAGACGTTAAATTTAACGTTTCTACAATGTGGCATTACCGAGGAAAGCGATCGCGCTAAACTCCGCGCCGAACTCGACGGAATGATAGCGCATCTCTACAACTTAACGGAAGCAGAATTTGCTTACATCCTCAGCACCTTCCCCATTGTTCCCGAACAAGTTAAACAGGATGTATTAGCAGCTTATCGCACCTTTACCCCACAACAGAAAGACGCAGAAATAACCGCATTATAGCGGTACTTGCATTCAAAATTTCAAACACAGCATTTAGAAAAAATAGAAATAAATTTTTCGGCGTTGCTGATTTGAAGTATGAATTTGATGTTGTCATGCTGAGTGTAGCAATGCGAAACGAAGCATCTATCGAGATTCTTCGCTCCACAAAGTTCCGCTCAGAATGACAATTCATACCTTGATTCAGCAACGCCAATTTTTCCATCTAACCAGTAATTTTTATCCAAATGCGACGTTATGGGAATGCTTGCGACCTACACCCCATCATGTATCTAGGTATCAGCCGCAAGACAGATAAAGTGATTAACATAACTTAACATTTGTGTTAACTTTAAGATATCTTGTTGAAAAACCGTTAGTTTTGACTAAGTAAACCGAGAGTTATCTAGCGTTCCTGTTAAAACACTAATACTTAAAGTTGATGTGTGATAAAAAACAGGGCTTACTCGGTTGAATGGCAGTGTTGATTAACTACCGTTGCAACTGAATAAAGATGAAATTTTGGCGTGAAACGATTGCTGTCACTCAGCGTATTTTAATTGAATTATTACGGCGAAAACGCAGCCTGATTCTTTGGACTATTTTCCCTGTTTCTGTACTGTTGATCAACGGGTTTATTTTATCAGAGAGCCTGAAACTATCAACAGAGCGAGGTTTTGAATATGCTGCTCCTTCAACATTGGTGGGAGCAGCGCTGTTTTTTAGTTGTTTGGGTGGCAGTGTTGCCACTGTGGTATCAGAAAGAGAACAACAAACCCTCAAGCGCTTGTTTATTTCTCCTTTAAGTGGTACATCCTATTTTCTAGGAATTTTTTTAGCTCATAGCTGCATTGGCTTTGGGCAGACATTACTTATTTATACTATTGCTGCATTTTGGGGTGCGACATTTAAGGGTTCTATGTTTTTGGGCACAATCATTATTTTCATGAGCATTGTTGCTTACGTTGGTTTAGGGTTTATTTTAGGTACACAACTGGCTCGTCGTACTGAAGATGTTAACTCTCTAGTTGCTGCTTTTGGAGTCCCTTTGTTAATTTTAGGCGGAGCTTTTTTTCCTACTACTTTTTTACCTGAATCACTACTTGATATTGCCAAAATCAATCCTATTTATCACATGAATGAAGCACTTGTGGCAGTATCTTTCCAGGGGAACAACATAAAAGATATTACGTCTCATTTTCAGTTTTTATCAGGGTTCGCTTTCACAATGTTTCTGGGTGGTTGGTTATCTTATCGAAGAATGTTGATAATAGAAAGAAAACTTTAAAATTCCTCGCCCACAAGGGGCGAGGAATTTGGTAATAGGTAATGGGAAATAAAACTAACAATTATCAATCACTCGTGCTCTATATTTATCTCCACCATCAAACTGGATTTTTGCAATAAGTTGATGATTTGGTGCGGTTAAATGTAAGTTCAGCTAAATAATATAAAAAATATGCTGCATATAGAAAATCTGAATAAGTCTTTTGGTAATAGAAAAGTTCTTCAGAATTTAACACTGCACGTTGAGCCTGGAGAAGTTTATGGTTTACTGGGTGCAAATGGGGCGGGAAAAACTACAACAATAAATATTATTTGTAACTTGTTACAAGGTGATAGCGGTATAGTAAAAATTAATCATCAACCAGTTTCAGAAGCAACAAAAAAAATAATTGGTATTGCACCACAGGAAAATTTGTTATATAAAAGTTTATCTTGTGAAGAAAATATCAAGTTTTTTGCCAAAATTTACGGTTTGGATCGGATAAAACGACGGCAGCGGATCAAAGCTACCCTAGAGGCTGTAAATTTATTAGATAGGGCTAAATGTCCAGTAGAAACACTGAGCGGTGGGATGCAACGGCGGTTGAATATAGCGGTTGCTTTGGTACATCAGCCGAAATTAGTGATTTTGGATGAACCGACTACAGGCTTGGACATTGAGGCACGATATGAAATTTGGGAGTTGATCAAACAACTGAAAAATCAGGGAATTACAATTTTACTAACTACTCACTTATTAGATGAAGCAGAGCGTTTGTGTAGCAGAATTGGTATTTTAAAAAATGGTCGAATTCTCGCTGAAGGTAGTATAGAAGAATTGCGTACTTGCATTCCGGCCAAAGAAATTATCGTGGTGCAGACTCAAGAAGAGGAAAAAGCGATCGCACTAGCTATTGAATATGGTTTTACACCTCGGCGTTATGGTAATGATTTGGCTTTTTGGTTAACGGAACACTTAGAATTAAAGGATATTATCGCACGCTTTGATGGCATTGCCATTGATTCAATTTCACGGCAACCTGTTAGGTTAGAGCATATTTATCTAGAGTTGACACAAAAATGTTAGTGGTTAGTGGTTAGTGGTTGTTATAAACTACTAACTACTAACTACCTACTAACTACTAACTACTAACTACTAGCCAACACACAACAATTCTGTTACTGGCTGTTAGAATCTTTTTCTGGAGTGTCTTGAGAAAAGTGCATGCGAATGGTTTTAGCCTGTTTGCTATCAGCAGCAATAGCAGTCATCACATAGTTAATCAAATTTTCTGTAAAGGGAATACGCAAATGGAAAGTACCATCAGGTTTGAGTTTAATAGAATGATTGCCAACGGTTACGGTTGAACCTGGTTCAGTTGCTCCGTGAATAATTAGCTCAGCATCAGCTACAAACCAGAAATCTTTATCGGGACGGTTGAAAACGCGAGCAATTTCTGAGCGTGCTATTAACAACCAATGACTATCTTCTGTGGTGTAGCCAATTTCTGCCATGTAGTTGCGATCGCCTGCTGGAATCGCTACATAGCGATCGTTTGTTGTCTCTTCGCATTCATACTGCTGCACAAGTACGGGAGTTTGATAACTCAGATCAATGTCGGTGACATCATACATTCGTAACGCAAATTGAGAACCACCTTGTTGTCGCAGCGCCTTCTTAGCAGCATCAGACACTTTCCAATAAACATAAGCCCATTTGGGAGTGCGTGGTAAAAGAACAATACTGTTCTCAGCATTTACATCTTTTGATTCAACAGCTGCTGTGGATGCTATGGATGCAGCTTCGTCTACATTATGAGCCTGCAAATGATTTGAGTTATTATTTTCTCCTATGCCATAAATGTCAGCCCACGATCCAATTGTTACTGAGTCTGCTGGTGGAGTTAGCTGTTCTGAAGGCTGAGAGATGTTTGCAGTATTATCTACTTCTGTAATATTAACAGTTGGTTCTGCTGCATCTGCTACCATATCTAATAAATCTTCGGAAATTTCAGGTAGTTCTGGAGCAGTTCCTGCATCATATATAACAGCAGGGATATCGTGTTGTTGTGCTGTTGGTGCTGGCTCTGGAGTTGTATCTTCCCAAACATCCGGTAGTGGAGGATATGAAGTATTGACAACTGTTACTGGCGCTTCCAAATCCAAAGCCTCTTCAGAAACAGTAGGCGATCGCTCGGAAACTGTATCTGTTTCAGGAATAGATGGTGTCTGTGGTGACGAAATTTCAGTCACGTCTTGTTGTTCATGGGAAGCAAAATCGGTGACTTCATCCACTGGCAGCACTTCTAAATCAGGTAGTTGAGGAGCTGTGTTTGTTTCATGAATAGATGGTGCTTGTGGTGGCGAAATTTCGGTTGCATCCTGTTGTGCAGAAGTCGAATCAGTAACTTCCACCACTGGGGGCAATTCTACATTTGGTAGTTGGAAAATTGTATCTTCCTCATGAATCGCTCGTGTTTGTGGTAGCGAAATTTCGGTTGCATCTTGTTGTGCAGAAGTCGAATCAGTAACTTCCACCACTGGTGGCAATTCTACATTTGGTAGTTGGAAAACAGTATCTTCCTCATGAATCGCTCGTGTTTGTGGTAGCGAAATTTCGGTTGCATCCTGTTGTGCAGAAGTCGAATCAGTAACTTCCACCACTGGTGGCAATTCTATATTTGGTGGTTGGAAAATTGTATCTTCCTCATGAACTGTTCGTGCCTGCGGTGGCTGAATTTCGGTTGCATCTTGTTGTGCAGAAGTCGAATCAGTAACTTCCACCACTGGTGGCAATTCTATATTTGGTGGTTGGAAAATTGTATCTTCCTCATGAACTGTTCGTGCCTGCGGTGGCTGAATTTCGGTTGCATCCTGTTGTGCAGAAGTCGAATCAGTAACTTCCACCACTGGTGGCAATTCTATATTTGGTGGTTGGAAAATTGTATCTTCCTCATGAATCGTTCGTGCCTGCGGTGGCTGAATTTCAGTAGCGTCTAGTTGTTCGGAAGCAAAAGCAATAACATCAGCTACTGGCATTTCTGCATCAGATTCAACTGCCGAAACACTGCGTTGTTTGGGGATCTCAGTTGTTTCCTCTCTCAACGAATCTTCTGGTTTGGATGCTATTTGAGGAGTATTTGGTTGTTGTACTGTTGGTGTTTGTTCTTGGGCTATATCTGCCCAAAAATCCATAGTT
It encodes:
- a CDS encoding exopolysaccharide biosynthesis protein, with protein sequence MHQISPVTLVAGVSAIIGIPLIIVSGQLLLGFSKPFLPSWIANRSLKRKDFEKLIHKILLILERFERIIRPRWKLVASPLAQRFIALIFFILAIIIALPIPFGNLPPAIVIVALCLGMIEQDGVVIVLAVLAACAVVAIMASAIYAFFSLAFVGIQKQFNRIFS
- a CDS encoding substrate-binding domain-containing protein — encoded protein: MWQKEKKDNSIVGLALLLTLATTPMAATLVESDSALAQSTEVPTFPLPQTVSSGTTVRIDGSSTMSTINQTLKQRFEQQFSGTTVEVAANGQYTALQALQEGKIDIAAIGRGLTPEEKAQGLEQVRLRREKIAIIVSEDNPFKGNLTNRQFARIFRGEITDWSQVGGTAGKIRVIDRPPTSDIRDSFRSYPAFENVKFATGSTATQLIEDSTAEVVKQLGKDGIGYVLASQISKLEGVRVLKVHQTLPDDPKYPFSQPLVYVYKKNPSPAVASFLGFATNSPGQQAMEEARSAEAEAIATAVKGGESQIATDSNATASPNASVSPFLSSESDATTSQANTASDNSTLAAPAGNNQTAQSQKVGWLVFFFAILAACGSLLWLLRRKRPPQKGETKAAPESDPTLPSPETASPEIPNIGATTQTTSDLTPEVNNTLPSQNLAANLTPTVAASIGSGAAALATGGTLVSKWSEKNPETVATDETKNVQPAVSELNSPSQVRSPFDDANGVDLEAPVAVVKTSYPPLSEINQASSNVQPGVQETTQITSEQLSDKSSATPLSDVAQMKAPTAEMATSDLLTMDFWADIAQEQTPTVQQPNTPQIASKPEDSLREETTEIPKQRSVSAVESDAEMPVADVIAFASEQLDATEIQPPQARTIHEEDTIFQPPNIELPPVVEVTDSTSAQQDATEIQPPQARTVHEEDTIFQPPNIELPPVVEVTDSTSAQQDATEIQPPQARTVHEEDTIFQPPNIELPPVVEVTDSTSAQQDATEISLPQTRAIHEEDTVFQLPNVELPPVVEVTDSTSAQQDATEISLPQTRAIHEEDTIFQLPNVELPPVVEVTDSTSAQQDATEISPPQAPSIHETNTAPQLPDLEVLPVDEVTDFASHEQQDVTEISSPQTPSIPETDTVSERSPTVSEEALDLEAPVTVVNTSYPPLPDVWEDTTPEPAPTAQQHDIPAVIYDAGTAPELPEISEDLLDMVADAAEPTVNITEVDNTANISQPSEQLTPPADSVTIGSWADIYGIGENNNSNHLQAHNVDEAASIASTAAVESKDVNAENSIVLLPRTPKWAYVYWKVSDAAKKALRQQGGSQFALRMYDVTDIDLSYQTPVLVQQYECEETTNDRYVAIPAGDRNYMAEIGYTTEDSHWLLIARSEIARVFNRPDKDFWFVADAELIIHGATEPGSTVTVGNHSIKLKPDGTFHLRIPFTENLINYVMTAIAADSKQAKTIRMHFSQDTPEKDSNSQ
- a CDS encoding phospholipase D-like domain-containing protein — protein: MELTNNSAIVRFKKRMAVEFRKQLTIGAPTNQNEAGLRRLSHQLKTKKLIIKLFLRHPLHAKLYLVHRNDPNTPTVGFLGSSNLTLPGLAKQGELNVDILDHDACNKLQKWFDDRWRDYGCVDISKELAEIIDESWAR
- a CDS encoding ABC transporter permease — translated: MKFWRETIAVTQRILIELLRRKRSLILWTIFPVSVLLINGFILSESLKLSTERGFEYAAPSTLVGAALFFSCLGGSVATVVSEREQQTLKRLFISPLSGTSYFLGIFLAHSCIGFGQTLLIYTIAAFWGATFKGSMFLGTIIIFMSIVAYVGLGFILGTQLARRTEDVNSLVAAFGVPLLILGGAFFPTTFLPESLLDIAKINPIYHMNEALVAVSFQGNNIKDITSHFQFLSGFAFTMFLGGWLSYRRMLIIERKL
- a CDS encoding ABC transporter ATP-binding protein, giving the protein MLHIENLNKSFGNRKVLQNLTLHVEPGEVYGLLGANGAGKTTTINIICNLLQGDSGIVKINHQPVSEATKKIIGIAPQENLLYKSLSCEENIKFFAKIYGLDRIKRRQRIKATLEAVNLLDRAKCPVETLSGGMQRRLNIAVALVHQPKLVILDEPTTGLDIEARYEIWELIKQLKNQGITILLTTHLLDEAERLCSRIGILKNGRILAEGSIEELRTCIPAKEIIVVQTQEEEKAIALAIEYGFTPRRYGNDLAFWLTEHLELKDIIARFDGIAIDSISRQPVRLEHIYLELTQKC
- a CDS encoding exopolysaccharide biosynthesis protein, which produces MTARCIFRLDIAITRSPTFSSVVEINYTDCKLSYGAYLLHSKLRSDIAIAIRALSPSPLPNWERGAGRRGEGSTIFDCNLVSSHMPKGLSKELQTSKLLRNFLEQHSGERIYLKDFVNALGDRSFAPVLLICALPEALPLPVVA